The following are encoded together in the Ranitomeya imitator isolate aRanImi1 chromosome 4, aRanImi1.pri, whole genome shotgun sequence genome:
- the UPK3A gene encoding uroplakin-3a, producing MGVWRCLLVFGVALLQNDWAHAVAPLLCRSSVCNINPTQNTVTLERPYCFYTKTTPNKVALYVVKDSAVSQQLALTSTYYTTDKGSTGPYVADTIANPDCTENPTTADVEKYVYRVGSNVNCFNSAYCNGPLDNNTVYRFKYAFYDANNALLLESDWSAPIATKQGVSSTNIDTWPGRRSGGMIVITSILSVLTFFVLAGLVAAIITYYMSPTKELEPTRHESRMGHVVPQSLEGGAATAEGGERYSTNLQS from the exons ATGGGGGTCTGGAGGTGTTTGCTCGTTTTTGGGGTCGCCCTGCTGCAGAATGATTGGG CACACGCCGTGGCGCCTTTATTGTGCCGCTCCAGCGTCTGCAACATCAATCCAACCCAGAATACCGTCACCTTAGAGAGACCCTACTGCTTCTATACAAAGACCACGCCGAACAAAGTCGCCTTATACGTAGTGAAGGACT CTGCTGTGAGCCAGCAACTAGCGTTGACCAGTACCTACTACACGACGGATAAGGGAAGTACAGGACCATATGTAGCTGATACTATTGCTAATCCCGACTGCACCGAGAACCCCACCACCGCTGACGTAGAAAAATACGTGTACCGCGTGGGAAGTAATGTGAACTGCTTCAATAGCGCGTACTGCAATGGACCTCTGGACAACAACACTGTTTATAG gtttaAGTATGCATTTTACGATGCAAATAATGCATTGCTGCTCGAGTCAGATTGGTCGGCTCCAATCGCCACTAAGCAAG GAGTATCTTCAACCAACATAGACACCTGGCCCGGTAGAAGAAGCGGTGGGATGATTGTCATCACCTCCATTCTTAGCGTTTTGACCTTCTTCGTCTTGGCAGGTCTGGTGGCTGCGATAATTACCTATTACAT GTCTCCGACAAAAGAACTGGAGCCTACGAGACATGAAAGCCGGATGGGTCATGTAGTGCCGCAGAGTCTGGAAGGAGGAGCTGCTACTGCCGAGGGCGGTGAACGCTACTCTACCAACCTGCAATCCTGA